The genome window aattcctgcaAAACAATTACCCAACCCTGTCAATATTTGCACATAGATGAACCAACGACTCACTACTAATCACACACGCACGGCAAacgtggggttttatcacaaaagaacTCGGTGCAATTAGTGGCAGAATCATTCATTATATATTGGAGTTTTGAAGTGGGACTTTTTGAGTTAACACAAACCCCACCAAACAATTACCAactaatcataaaataaaacccaCATTAGATAATCACCAAAAACCTCAGAAAAATCAAAAATTTAACATCCTAATCATGATAATTAAGCTTATAATTACCTTTTTGAGAGTCAAAGCAAGAGTCTTGGAGGTGAATTTTTCCAGGCTATCATGCGTCTTTCTTGCACACTCCACAGCATGGATCTGCATAAACGGTGGCATATCAGCTGAAACAATTCTCACCCCATTACTTGCTAACACATCCGCCAACTGCACCTGCGGCCCAGACAGGGATCTCCTCcttccgccgccgccgccgccgccgcttGCGGCGGACGAAACCGACGGCCTCCTCCCGCTatcaaacttcttcttttcCTCAAAACCAACCAACCCATTTTGAGCTCCCTTCTTCTTATTCACCACCGCCACCACATCTTTACtgggtttttggggtttttctGATTCCTCTGTTTTCTTGCTCTGTTTTTCGCTTCTGGGGTCGAATGATTTAGGGTGAGGGTTCGATTTGAGGAAAGACTTGGAGGAATCCATTGACGCCGACATCGATTTGGCCTGCAAGCGAGTGTCTGTGAGGCTCTGTGAACTGCGGATTCGTTGACTTGCGTTGACTCTTGAGGTGGGGTTGGAGGTGGAAGATGGTTTAGAAGGCAGGGAAGGAGGATCTAGGGAAGTGGAGTGCTTGGAGGGCCTTGGCTCTGTCGGTGCTAACATGCGCCGGTGGGTGGTGCGGTTAGACatggtggttttttttttgggcggTGGTGCGTGGATGAATGGGGACGAAATGAAAGGGGAAGTTTTCGTTTTTGTGTTGATATGTTTTTGGGTCAGTTGTGGGGTTGGGTGGATTGGGACTTGTGTGGTGAGATCTAGGCACTTTTGAGTTCTAACATGCGCCGGGGGcggaggaaaaggaaaagaacggGAGGGGCCCTTGTGAAGTTTTGACCGTTGACTCACCCAACTATCTAAAAACCCATGGGAATTTAGAGTTGGCTAGCTAGGGCAACATTTTTTGGATCTTGTCTTGTAATTTTAGCATAGGGGAAGGAATTTGGGTTGCTACCCTACAAATCCTATTTGTTCGCTTAGCGGCCTTTAGTATTCGTTTAGTTGAAGGTTTTAGATTTGA of Malus sylvestris chromosome 6, drMalSylv7.2, whole genome shotgun sequence contains these proteins:
- the LOC126626832 gene encoding uncharacterized protein LOC126626832; this translates as MSNRTTHRRMLAPTEPRPSKHSTSLDPPSLPSKPSSTSNPTSRVNASQRIRSSQSLTDTRLQAKSMSASMDSSKSFLKSNPHPKSFDPRSEKQSKKTEESEKPQKPSKDVVAVVNKKKGAQNGLVGFEEKKKFDSGRRPSVSSAASGGGGGGGRRRSLSGPQVQLADVLASNGVRIVSADMPPFMQIHAVECARKTHDSLEKFTSKTLALTLKKEFDGVYGPAWHCIVGTSFGSFVTHSVSGFLYFSMDQKLYILLFKTTVQRAD